The following coding sequences lie in one Rutidosis leptorrhynchoides isolate AG116_Rl617_1_P2 chromosome 6, CSIRO_AGI_Rlap_v1, whole genome shotgun sequence genomic window:
- the LOC139854229 gene encoding uncharacterized protein: MNTNYLTLISGFSLPNLIHPGVGESPLANIISGGIITEAGFTMSAKVCDMVSCFGQSWPASWLHKYAALQHIDFPTLSDVPNLLGRVDVHYNVNGCSVSIVWDTIRPIMLNIPWFKVVWFPQCISRHAFLLWLLVGERLKTHDRLKPWELRSNPVLICALCKQCMDSHDHLFFECAYSSNVWDKVLDKVRIPIGSYKWKSILVYMSQFAGRNSARCIVAKLCFAATVYVIWQERNYRIFRRVHRTPDQVFEVIVSNIRLKLMTIKFKPSSYVERLKVDWQLV; encoded by the exons ATGAATACAAATTATCTAACTCTAATATCTGGGTTCTCTCTGCCAAACCTGATTCATCCTGGAGTTGGAGAAA GTCCTTTGGCTAATATAATCTCGGGTGGCATTATCACAGAGGCTGGTTTCACAATGTCGGCCAAGGTTTGTGATATGGTTTCGTGTTTCGGGCAGAGTTGGCCAGCTTCTTGGTTGCATAAGTATGCGGCTTTGCAGCATATTGATTTCCCAACTTTATCTGATGTTCCGAATTTGTTGGGTCGGGTTGATGTTCACTACAACGTTAATGGTTGTTCGGTTAGTATAGTCTGGGACACAATTCGGCCAATAATGTTGAATATTCCATGGTTCAAGGTTGTTTGGTTCCCCCAATGTATCTCTAGACATGCGTTCTTGTTGTGGCTTTTAGTGGGTGAAAGGTTAAAGACTCATGATAGACTGAAGCCTTGGGAGTTGCGCTCCAATCCAGTTCTCATTTGTGCCCTATGCAAGCAATGTATGGATTCACATGATCACTTGTTTTTTGAATGTGCATATTCTTCTAACGTTTGGGATAAGGTATTGGACAAGGTTCGAATTCCTATCGGCAGCTACAAGTGGAAGAGTATATTGGTGTATATGTCGCAATTTGCTGGCAGGAACTCAGCCCGTTGTATTGTGGCTAAACTTTGTTTTGCTGCGACTGTCTATGTGATTTGGCAGGAAAGGAATTATCGTATATTCAGGAGGGTCCATCGTACGCCAGATCAAGTGTTTGAGGTGATTGTTTCTAATATCAGGCTAAAGTTAATGACGATTAAATTTAAACCCTCTTCTTATGTTGAAAGGTTGAAGGTTGACTGGCAGCTCGTGTAA
- the LOC139854228 gene encoding uncharacterized protein: MISLGSWNIRGMNLTPKQDEVREVMTSNTSCCRSGTRIIIDWDPCVVQLMVISMSDQVVHCLVHSANNDCKFYISFVCANNAYIIRRVLWNDLEKHKNCIGAFLWVIMGDFNVSLDVEESSAESSRCTLAMREFRDCVDSINIVDINHSGFQFTWNQRPNSNTGILKKIDRVMANDHFISNFTNSYVIFHPYGISDHCPTHDVSSHNMYLVVKKLQMLKKTIRKLMWHRGDIHKKEIKSAIFSIGNNKSPGLDGYTSCFFKESWDIVSCNIVKAVKDLFINESLVDVVSLNQSAFIPGRRIADNIMLTQEIMRNYHIDRGTLRCAIKVDIQKAYDTVDWNFLEASLICFGHLMKMVR; encoded by the exons ATGATTAGTCTTGGCTCATGGAATATAAGGGGAATGAATCTCACCCCGAAACAAGACGAGGTTCGCGAAGTTATG ACTTCGAATACGAGTTGTTGTCGTAGTGGTACTCGAATTATTATCGATTGGGATCCATGTGTGGTTCAGTTGATGGTGATCTCTATGTCAGATCAAGTTGTCCACTGTCTGGTTCACTCGGCTAATAATGATTGTAAGTTCTATATTTCTTTCGTCTGTGCGAATAATGCTTATATTATTAGGCGAGTGCTATGGAATGATTTAGAAAAACATAAAAATTGTATTGGTGCGTTTTTGTGGGTGATTATGGGTGATTTTAATGTTTCGTTGGATGTTGAGGAGTCATCTGCTGAATCGTCCAGATGTACATTAGCTATGCGGGAGTTTCGTGATTGTGTTGATAGTATCAATATTGTGGATATTAATCACTCTGGTTTTCAGTTCACTTGGAACCAAAGGCCGAACTCAAACACGGGGATTTTGAAGAAGATTGATAGGGTTATGGCGAATGACCATTTTATTAGTAATTTCACTAATTCTTATGTTATTTTCCATCCTTACGGGATTTCTGATCATTGTCCGACG CATGATGTTAGTAGTCATAACATGTATCTGGTGGTCAAAAAATTACAAATGTTAAAGAAAACGATTCGTAAATTGATGTGGCACAGGGGAGATATTCACAAAAAA GAGATTAAATCTGCTATTTTTAGTATTGGTAATAATAAGTCGCCGGGTCTTGATGGCTACACTTCCTGTTTCTTTAAGGAGTCATGGGATATTGTTAGCTGTAATATTGTGAAGGCAGTTAAAGATTTATTCATCAATG AGAGCTTGGTAGATGTGGTTAGTTTGAATCAATCAGCTTTTATCCCGGGTAGGAGAATTGCTGATAATATTATGCTTACTCAAGAAATTATGAGGAATTACCACATAGATCGTGGTACGCTGAGGTGTGCTATTAAGGTTGACATTCAGAAAGCGTATGACACGGTTGACTGGAATTTCCTTGAAGCATCTCTAATTTGTTTCGGGCATCTTATGAAGATGGTTAGATGA